The sequence TTGCATTCCATTGCCAATGGTTGTGATAAAGGTTGCTGCTAATAACCATAATCCTGCAATTGGAATACTCAAACGTTTGCTTAGCTGTTGCATGCGTTCCTCAATAGTGTTCCAGACTCTTTCCCGTATTTGCTAGGCTGATGCTGGCCTTGGCACAAGCCAATGGATCAATGCGCCAACGATCATACAGGCCTGGCGAAAGCTTAATTGGCGAAAGCCAACTGGTTCAACTGGGCGACTGCTAACCAGTGTTTGGCTGTGCAAAATACCCTGACGCGGCGCAAATCGATTTATCCAGTAGGCTGATAGTGCGCTCCGTTGGTGATCGAGCCATACTGCTACCCGCTGACTAATCGCTTGCTGATAGCTGGCCTGATCGCTATTTGGCTCAAGCTGTTGCACCTGCTCGAACAACGCCGCTAGCGCTTCAGCATCATGAGGATGCTGATTGGTTGGGCATAGTGCGAAGATCACCGCAGGCAATAAAATCAACAGCATCGGATCAACCTCGTCAAATCTATCAATGATGCTTTGGCACATTGTGCGATAGCTTTTCGTGGTTGATTTTTCGGCGATATAGCCATTGCGATAGGGTGGATAGCCAGCCATATCCCGCGCACCCCAGTGAAAATGTGGATTGAATGGCCGACACATGGTTTGGCGATCAACCGTGGCGCTGGGGTAGTGGGTATGGAAGATTGCCGAAAAAATGCCTGCGAGCAAATGCGAACAGAGCGGCAGCTGGTTTGGCAGTCGCTTAATATTGGCAAAAAAGCTCGCTGGCTCGGCTACCGCCAGCCATGGCAGCATACTCGCCTCGGCTAGTTCTGCTGCTGAGCTATAGAACATTGCCCCCATGCGATACCCTTGAGCTTCGTGTTGGATCGCAACCCGTTGCATTGTGCCATCAAGACTGACCTGATGGCTTAAAATATCTTGAAAGGCACGGCGTGCATTGGGTTGGATGGCTGCTTGTTCCAGTAAATGCTGAACGATCGCTTTGGCTAGCTCGGCATGCTGCCAGACGCTTTGGGCTTCAAGCCGAAATTCAAATTGCTGAAATTGCTGCATCCGTTGCCAATGCAGGCTATTGAGCGAAATTTGCGCTCCATCAAGACTCGTTTGAACAAATGGGGTAAAGAGTGGTTGTTCACGCTGGCGTTCAACCAAGCCTTGTCCATCCCAAGTATACAAAGGTAGCAGAGTCCGCTTACCATGATCGATCAACGAACCAGGCAAGTAAACCCAATCCCCCCGTTCTAAGGCCATATCTTCGGTCTGATTAAAGCAGTAAATTAATGGATAGCCATAGCCTTGGCTACAAATCGCTTGATTAAAATCCATCATACCGGCTCGGCCATGGCCAATTTCTTCCCAGTTGCCCATATGTCCCGTGCGGGGTGGCAGCAAGGTTGGCGAATGGCGAATCAAATCCAGCACCTGTCCAACCGGAATATCGGTTAATCCAAGGTGCAGCCAATCGAACGCTTGTTGGCGGTTGGCAAAGCGATCAAGGGTGGGTTCAAGCCGATCAAATAGCCCTAAATGAGCTAAAATAGCGCGTGGTGTTGCTGGTTCAAACTGCTGTGCTGTCATTGCTGATTCACCTGCTTTGCTTGAGGCAGCGCCAAACGTTGAACAACCTGTTGGAGAATACCGCCAGCGTAGTAGGTTTGCAATTCACTTGGGTTATCAATCCGAACACGCATTGTCCATCGATTGACATTGCCGTCAGCGTCACTGGTCTCAACCACACATTCGCCCCCGGCTACAAGCGTATCTAGACCATAAATCGTATAGAATTCAGCTCCGGTTAATCCAAGGCTTTGCCATGTTTGCTCCGCCATAAATTCCAGCGGCAAAATACCCATACAGACCAAATTGGCCCGATGAATCCGCTCGAAACTTGCTGCCAATACCGCCTGAACACCAAGCAATTTGGGTGCTTTGGCGGCCCAATCACGCGATGAGCCTGAGCCATATTCGTTGCCTGCCAGAATAATCAACGGAGTTTGGGTCGCGGCATAGTGCATGGCCGTAGCATAGATCGTATCTTGCTGACCACTCGGCTGATGCAAACTAAACCCACCTTCAATTCCAGCCAGTAATTGGTTTCTGAGTCGAGCATTGGCAAAGCCGCCGCGTACCATCACTTCATGATTGCCGCGGCGTGCTCCGTAGGCATTAAAATCTGCTGGTGCAACGCCCTGCTCAAGCAAATAGCACCCAGCTTCACCCTTAGGATCAATTGCGCCACCAGGTGAAATATGGTCGGTGGTAATGCTATCGCCTAACAAAGCCAACACCCGCGCCTGCTTAATCATGTTTGGAGCTTGTCCAAGGTTGCCATGAATATAGTGTGGGCGTTTAAGATAGGTTGATTGCTCCGCCCATGGATAGAAAAGCGTCTTTTTGATGGTAATGGCTTGCCACTCAGCTGGAATCACAGGTTGTTGATAGTGTTTGTGAAACATGCTTGGTTTAATCAGGTTGGCCAAAAGCGCCTGAATCGTTTGATCGCTTGGCCAAATATCCGCTAAATAGACGGCTTGACCATCATGATCATAGCCAAGCGGCTCAGTTTCGAGATCGATATTCATGGTTCCAGCTAGGGCGTAGGCAACTACTAAGGGTGGTGAGGCCAGATAATTCAAGCGAACCGCTGGATGAATTCGGCCCTCAAAATTGCGATTGCCACTCAATACACCGCTGGCAATCAACCCTTGTTCAGCGACTGCTTGGCTTAGTTGTGGATGAATTGGCCCACTGCTGCCAGAACAAGTCATACAGCCATACCCTACAATTTGAAAGCCGAGGGTTTCCAAGGCTGGTAGCAGCCCAGCCGCTTGCAGATAGGCGGCAACAACCCGTGAACCTGGCGAAAGGCTGGTTTTGACATAGGCAGGAACGCGAAGCCCGCGTTCAACCGCTTGC is a genomic window of Chloroflexota bacterium containing:
- a CDS encoding DUF6025 family protein — translated: MTAQQFEPATPRAILAHLGLFDRLEPTLDRFANRQQAFDWLHLGLTDIPVGQVLDLIRHSPTLLPPRTGHMGNWEEIGHGRAGMMDFNQAICSQGYGYPLIYCFNQTEDMALERGDWVYLPGSLIDHGKRTLLPLYTWDGQGLVERQREQPLFTPFVQTSLDGAQISLNSLHWQRMQQFQQFEFRLEAQSVWQHAELAKAIVQHLLEQAAIQPNARRAFQDILSHQVSLDGTMQRVAIQHEAQGYRMGAMFYSSAAELAEASMLPWLAVAEPASFFANIKRLPNQLPLCSHLLAGIFSAIFHTHYPSATVDRQTMCRPFNPHFHWGARDMAGYPPYRNGYIAEKSTTKSYRTMCQSIIDRFDEVDPMLLILLPAVIFALCPTNQHPHDAEALAALFEQVQQLEPNSDQASYQQAISQRVAVWLDHQRSALSAYWINRFAPRQGILHSQTLVSSRPVEPVGFRQLSFRQACMIVGALIHWLVPRPASA